A stretch of the Aphis gossypii isolate Hap1 chromosome 2, ASM2018417v2, whole genome shotgun sequence genome encodes the following:
- the LOC114130614 gene encoding UPF0389 protein CG9231 produces MNIIPRFGKNVKFGLFNLTKKYTTPSTTPSNPPPTNPSVTPSFNSNIKYPLTNTRKILCVWAKRYPSLKDVPDHVTPEVWNKVRSIVRIKVANYTMFFIILGCIAMIITGKRARDRGETIMQRNLDWHQKYSEGKEDIKNIGVFGK; encoded by the exons ATGAATATTATTCCGAGGTTTGGAAAGAATGTTAAATTTGGATTGTTCAACTTGACTAAAAAGTATACTACCCCAAGTACTACTCCATCAAATCCCCCGCCTACAAATCCAAGTGTAACACCTTCATTCAATTCaa atatcaaGTATCCACTAACAAATACAAGAAAAATCTTGTGTGTCTGGGCTAAACGATATCCGTCACTAAAAGATGTTCCAGATCATGTCAC ACCTGAAGTATGGAACAAAGTGCGTTCTATTGTACGAATCAAAGTGGCTAACTATACAatgttctttataatattgggCTGTATTGCAATGATTATTACTGGCAAGAGAGCGCGTGACCGTGGTGAGACAATAATGCAAAGAAATTTGGATTGGCATCAAAAGTACTCTGAAGGAAAagaagatataaaaaatattggtgtgtttggaaaataa
- the LOC114130613 gene encoding methionine aminopeptidase 1: MSASLANRTCETAGCGSQANLQCPTCIKLDIPGSYFCSQECFKGNWSTHKALHKVGQNSNGIIEPFNPWPDYVFTGPLRPHRTSPARTVPGHIQRPDYADHPDGTPLSEQSVKLSSHIKVLNDEEQEEMIIACKLGREVLDEVALMIDVGVTTDEIDRVVHEACIERECYPSPLNYYKYPKSCCTSINEVICHGIPDMRALINGDICNVDVTVCHRGYHGDLNETFFIGNVSKTAEKLVNVTWECLEKAINAVQPGEKYRELGNIIHKHAQSNGFSVVRSYCGHGIHQLFHTSPGVPHYAKNKAVGVMKPGHTFTIEPMISQGSWRDKCWPDNWTAVTVDGLLSAQFEQTLLVTDTGVDILTKRLANNGLPYFMDKKS; the protein is encoded by the exons ATGTCCGCGTCATTGGCAAACAGAACGTGCGAAACGGCGGGATGCGGTTCCCAAGCTAATCTTCAATGTCCCACCTGCATTAAACTTGACATCCCTGGTTCCTATTTTTGTTCTCAG gaGTGTTTTAAAGGGAACTGGTCTACGCACAAAGCTCTTCATAAAGTTGGCC AAAATTCAAATGGTATCATTGAACCATTCAATCCATGGCCAGATTATGTATTTACag gtcCATTAAGACCTCATAGAACATCTCCTGCGCGTACTGTTCCTGGACATATACAAAGACCAGATTATGCTGATCATCCTGATGGCACACCTTTGAGTGAACAATCAGTAAAATTATCATcacatattaaagtattaaatgatGAGGAACAAGAAGAAATGATAATTGCATGCAAG cttgGCCGAGAAGTATTAGATGAAGTGGCATTAATGATTGATGTTGGAGTAACAACAGATGAAATTGATAGAGTTGTGCACGAAGCATGCATTGAAAGAGAATGCTATCCATCCCcactaaattattacaaatatccAAAATCATGCTGTACATCTATAAATGAAGTTATTTGTCACGGAATACCTGACATGAGAGCTTTAATTAATGGAGATATTTGCAATG ttgATGTTACTGTATGTCATCGAGGATATCATGGTGACTtgaatgaaacattttttattggaaaTGTTTCTAAAACTGcagaaaaattagttaatgTTACTTGGGAATGCTTAGAGAAAGCTATAAATgctg TTCAACCGGGTGAAAAGTATAGAGAACttggtaatataatacataaacatgCTCAATCCAACGGATTTTCTGTTGTAAGAAGCTATTGTGGTCATGGTATTCATCAATTGTTCCATACATCGCCGGGAGTTCCTCATTATGCTA AAAACAAAGCTGTTGGTGTAATGAAACCTGGACATACATTCACAATTGAGCCTATGATATCACAAG GTAGTTGGCGGGACAAGTGTTGGCCAGACAATTGGACAGCTGTGACTGTGGATGGATTATTATCGGCACAATTTGAACAAACATTATTAGTTACCGACACTGGAGTTGATATTTTGACCAAACGTTTGGCCAATAATGGATTACCATATTTCATGGACAAAAAATCCTAA